A region of Candidatus Diapherotrites archaeon DNA encodes the following proteins:
- a CDS encoding type II toxin-antitoxin system RelE/ParE family toxin, which yields MPSKIIWNEDAKKELLKLEKPVIERALKKISEMEGSDGMALEKVKGTRFYKIRIGHYRLILEKFPTNNILSIHKIGHRKNVYKQPRY from the coding sequence ATGCCGTCAAAAATAATTTGGAATGAAGATGCCAAGAAAGAGCTTCTAAAACTGGAAAAACCGGTTATCGAAAGAGCGTTGAAAAAAATTTCCGAAATGGAGGGCAGTGATGGCATGGCCCTTGAAAAGGTAAAGGGCACCAGATTTTACAAGATAAGAATAGGCCATTACCGGCTGATTCTGGAAAAATTCCCAACAAATAACATATTGTCAATCCATAAAATAGGGCACAGAAAAAACGTTTACAAACAGCCCAGATATTAA
- a CDS encoding DUF11 domain-containing protein gives MNGRLAFLAFALAMLFASVSAETLFQRTFAEMGYDSAVVDGPQTAKCVDFSVVFPQELLSDKEVFAVASINAEFLPVLSDDANLSISLNGEQVAGNQSTKLYCKGECWLRVDLDKAKILPENTLSVCVQTSDSTPKIIVSNDSMVGLYKAPRFLESDFVKSTNKASYLLGETATVSISLKNSGSEPAFVQILHIKPAAKLAREYRTFNVLEGESEWKGFINPGEQKTVSYTIKPADALTMTLPPAIAYFKNEFGDELSIVSNPPTFTVREPEKKLSAIIVLSNPRVQLGENAKADVLVKNSGKDALYGLSFELVLPEGVEAVSGETQSEIGFLASGESEKLSFRLAAKKSGTFSLGCAITFSGSPEKTECEPNSVEFSEAGLNPAIIVGAVLLAIGAGVYFYLKREG, from the coding sequence TTGAACGGGCGGCTCGCTTTTCTGGCTTTCGCGCTTGCCATGCTTTTTGCTTCAGTTTCAGCGGAAACGCTTTTCCAGAGGACCTTTGCAGAAATGGGCTATGACTCTGCGGTTGTCGACGGTCCGCAGACCGCGAAGTGCGTTGACTTTTCGGTTGTCTTCCCGCAGGAACTGCTTTCGGACAAAGAGGTTTTTGCGGTCGCGTCAATCAATGCCGAGTTTTTGCCGGTGCTGTCCGATGACGCCAATCTCAGCATTTCATTGAACGGCGAACAGGTCGCCGGCAACCAGTCCACAAAGCTTTATTGTAAAGGGGAGTGCTGGCTGAGGGTTGACCTGGACAAGGCAAAAATCCTTCCGGAGAACACCCTAAGTGTTTGCGTGCAAACCTCGGATTCGACGCCGAAAATAATAGTTTCAAACGATTCCATGGTCGGATTGTACAAGGCGCCGCGTTTTCTGGAATCGGATTTTGTCAAGTCCACAAACAAGGCTTCCTATCTTCTTGGCGAAACCGCGACGGTTTCGATTTCATTGAAAAATTCCGGCAGCGAGCCAGCATTTGTCCAGATCCTGCACATCAAGCCGGCGGCGAAGCTTGCAAGGGAATACCGCACTTTCAACGTTCTTGAAGGTGAAAGCGAGTGGAAGGGCTTCATCAATCCGGGCGAACAGAAAACGGTTTCTTACACAATCAAGCCGGCTGACGCGCTGACAATGACTCTGCCGCCGGCAATAGCCTATTTCAAGAACGAGTTCGGAGACGAACTTTCAATAGTGTCGAACCCGCCGACTTTCACTGTGCGCGAACCGGAAAAGAAACTGAGCGCTATAATAGTGCTGTCAAACCCGCGCGTTCAGCTCGGCGAAAACGCCAAGGCTGACGTCCTGGTCAAGAACAGCGGCAAGGACGCATTGTACGGCCTTTCATTTGAGCTTGTCCTGCCCGAAGGCGTTGAAGCGGTTTCCGGCGAAACGCAGTCTGAAATCGGTTTCCTGGCATCCGGCGAATCCGAAAAGCTTTCATTCAGGCTGGCTGCAAAAAAAAGCGGAACCTTCTCGCTGGGCTGTGCAATAACTTTTTCCGGCTCTCCGGAAAAAACCGAATGCGAGCCGAACTCGGTTGAGTTCTCGGAAGCCGGCCTGAATCCTGCAATCATTGTCGGCGCAGTCCTGCTTGCAATCGGCGCGGGCGTGTACTTTTACCTGAAACGCGAAGGCTAA
- a CDS encoding 4-demethylwyosine synthase TYW1 → MSEELTVLQDSPDELPMYKEAGQSADAKAGAGANPEDDAENAWMSPARLEKLLGQGYRLAGNHTAVKVCEWTKKALRGDGTCYKHRFYGIESWRCVQMSPVLDTCNLACEWCWRDISKRETKLSIEEDPVDTIFGNSVEAHKKLLVGFKGNRTAVEQRVSEMDVPMHFAISLTGEPTLFKHLPELIDEINAHGCSTFLVSNGTQPEMVRKLIKHQPTQIYVTMPAPDEETFKRACHPLEKDAWQRIMETLSLLRHFNRSVIRLTLTKGVNAKDAKKFAQIVKETAKPNFVELKSYVAVGFSRKRVGLKGMLEMEEVREFAREFNEELGFVYADEHLPSRVALLWDGKTPRWIDFKAWAKAHKTKGVKTEQHREFETRIDPSHEMNAKLMKAGRGFEQQ, encoded by the coding sequence ATGAGCGAAGAACTTACAGTACTGCAGGATTCACCTGACGAACTGCCGATGTACAAAGAAGCCGGGCAATCGGCGGACGCAAAAGCAGGTGCAGGCGCAAACCCCGAAGACGATGCTGAAAATGCTTGGATGTCCCCGGCAAGACTGGAAAAGCTTTTAGGCCAAGGCTACCGCCTGGCAGGCAACCACACTGCCGTGAAGGTCTGCGAGTGGACGAAAAAGGCTTTGCGCGGCGATGGCACATGTTACAAGCACAGGTTTTACGGCATTGAAAGCTGGCGCTGCGTGCAAATGTCCCCGGTTTTGGACACCTGCAATTTGGCATGCGAGTGGTGTTGGAGAGACATAAGCAAGCGCGAAACGAAGTTGAGCATAGAAGAGGACCCGGTCGACACGATTTTCGGCAACTCGGTTGAAGCGCACAAGAAACTGCTTGTCGGCTTCAAGGGCAACAGGACGGCAGTGGAACAACGCGTTTCGGAAATGGACGTGCCGATGCACTTCGCAATTTCCCTGACAGGCGAGCCTACACTGTTCAAGCACTTGCCGGAACTCATAGACGAAATCAACGCTCATGGCTGCTCGACTTTTTTGGTTTCGAACGGCACGCAGCCGGAAATGGTACGTAAACTGATAAAGCACCAGCCCACGCAGATTTATGTAACGATGCCGGCACCGGATGAGGAAACATTCAAACGCGCCTGCCACCCGCTTGAAAAGGACGCGTGGCAGAGAATTATGGAAACGCTTTCCCTGCTCAGGCACTTCAACCGCAGCGTGATAAGGCTGACCCTGACAAAAGGCGTGAATGCGAAGGACGCGAAAAAATTCGCGCAGATTGTCAAGGAAACCGCGAAGCCGAATTTCGTGGAACTCAAAAGTTATGTTGCTGTCGGCTTTTCGCGCAAGCGTGTGGGCCTGAAAGGAATGCTTGAAATGGAAGAAGTCAGGGAGTTTGCGCGCGAATTCAACGAAGAGCTTGGATTCGTTTACGCGGACGAGCATCTGCCAAGCAGGGTTGCATTGCTCTGGGACGGGAAAACCCCGCGCTGGATCGACTTCAAGGCCTGGGCGAAAGCGCACAAAACAAAGGGCGTGAAAACGGAACAGCACAGAGAATTTGAAACCCGAATTGACCCGTCGCATGAAATGAATGCAAAACTAATGAAGGCAGGCAGAGGGTTCGAACAGCAGTGA
- a CDS encoding nascent polypeptide-associated complex protein, which produces MFPGMRGGIDPKQMQRMLKQFGIKSEELDAKRVVFELPGGKNLVVNNPSVTVVDMQGKKTFTVMGETSEASQELPKADIEMVAKQANVDLKKAEAALKKNEGDIASAILELKGEQ; this is translated from the coding sequence ATGTTTCCAGGCATGAGGGGCGGCATTGATCCGAAGCAGATGCAGAGGATGCTGAAGCAGTTCGGCATAAAATCGGAAGAGCTTGACGCAAAACGCGTTGTGTTCGAGCTGCCCGGCGGCAAAAACCTTGTCGTCAACAACCCTTCCGTCACGGTTGTCGACATGCAGGGCAAGAAAACTTTCACTGTCATGGGCGAAACCAGCGAAGCCAGCCAGGAACTTCCGAAAGCTGACATTGAAATGGTTGCCAAGCAGGCGAACGTTGACTTGAAAAAAGCCGAAGCCGCCTTGAAGAAAAACGAAGGCGACATTGCCTCGGCCATATTGGAGCTGAAAGGCGAGCAATAA
- a CDS encoding NFACT family protein, whose translation MNVELSNITMAYLVLELKPGLEGSFVNKVQQLQNGWLKIRVHTKEGGKSLIIADSCMFFTDYSLPAIHNASGFSAVLKKHLYNKRIAEVRQHGTERIAEICFEGGRLVLEFFAKGNALLVDGDGKIIAVKRTEKWKDRTLRKGYDYKYPASKPGPADISLEQMQKIVSSEKPVSEMVKQTAIPPIVAEALLGGKNEAQKGVEAQGLLEKAREIFAVDAKKAAPVARKKGEEIVLLPFKISGIPEEECEKIESISGFLDKALVSEGLTTGRHTLKVPAKKAEIIAAFAGQEKGRISGEKVKLEREILALKHSLGEQGEAKKRLEEEAEENRKKGEAIYENFTKLSEEVELLKRLVEGGKTKEEIMYSAKSLPLAVKDISLKEKTVEIEI comes from the coding sequence ATGAACGTTGAACTGTCAAACATTACCATGGCTTACCTCGTGCTTGAGCTGAAGCCCGGCCTGGAAGGAAGCTTTGTCAACAAGGTCCAGCAATTGCAGAACGGCTGGCTCAAAATCAGGGTGCACACGAAAGAAGGCGGCAAAAGCCTCATCATAGCGGACAGCTGCATGTTTTTCACAGACTATTCCCTGCCGGCAATCCACAATGCTTCAGGCTTTTCAGCTGTGCTCAAAAAGCACTTGTACAACAAAAGAATAGCGGAAGTGAGGCAGCATGGCACTGAAAGGATTGCCGAAATCTGCTTTGAAGGCGGCAGGCTTGTATTGGAGTTTTTCGCAAAAGGCAACGCTTTGCTTGTGGACGGGGACGGCAAGATCATTGCCGTAAAGCGCACGGAAAAATGGAAGGACAGGACGCTCAGGAAAGGCTATGATTACAAGTATCCTGCTTCCAAGCCCGGCCCGGCAGACATAAGCCTTGAACAGATGCAGAAAATCGTTTCCTCGGAAAAACCTGTTTCGGAAATGGTGAAACAGACAGCCATTCCCCCGATCGTGGCGGAAGCCCTGCTTGGAGGCAAAAACGAGGCACAAAAAGGCGTGGAAGCACAGGGCCTGCTTGAAAAGGCGAGGGAAATTTTTGCAGTCGACGCAAAAAAGGCCGCGCCGGTTGCAAGGAAAAAAGGCGAAGAAATTGTGCTTCTGCCGTTCAAAATTTCGGGCATACCGGAAGAAGAATGCGAAAAAATCGAGTCAATAAGCGGTTTCCTGGACAAGGCGCTTGTTTCCGAAGGCCTCACAACCGGCAGGCATACGCTCAAGGTGCCGGCGAAAAAAGCCGAAATAATCGCGGCCTTTGCAGGACAGGAAAAAGGCAGGATTTCCGGGGAAAAAGTAAAGCTGGAGCGCGAAATACTTGCCCTGAAACACTCTCTCGGCGAGCAGGGGGAAGCGAAAAAAAGGCTGGAAGAAGAGGCTGAAGAGAACCGGAAGAAAGGCGAAGCCATCTACGAAAATTTCACGAAATTGAGTGAAGAAGTTGAGTTATTGAAAAGGCTTGTTGAAGGCGGCAAAACAAAAGAGGAAATTATGTATAGTGCCAAATCATTGCCGCTGGCTGTGAAGGACATCAGCCTGAAGGAAAAGACTGTCGAGATCGAAATCTAA
- a CDS encoding AAA family ATPase yields the protein MALKIVLTGSPGTGKSSVAKILAKKLNAQVVNDLDFCKKNRIGAFDRKAKERVVPVERLERALKKFLAKTPAKNAKSVILEGHLLCEISIPCDAVVVLRLAPEKLEKRLAKRGYPEVKVLDNVFCEETGYCKTRVLRNYPANKLVEIVSSDPAEKTAKKILDCPALRG from the coding sequence ATGGCGCTGAAAATCGTTTTGACCGGCTCGCCCGGCACCGGCAAGTCTTCAGTTGCAAAAATTCTCGCAAAAAAGCTTAACGCGCAGGTCGTCAACGACCTTGATTTCTGCAAAAAGAACCGCATCGGCGCGTTCGACCGCAAGGCAAAGGAACGGGTTGTGCCGGTCGAGCGGCTTGAACGCGCCCTGAAAAAATTCCTCGCCAAAACGCCGGCAAAAAATGCGAAAAGCGTTATTCTTGAAGGCCATTTGCTGTGTGAAATCAGCATTCCCTGCGACGCCGTTGTTGTGTTGCGCCTTGCCCCGGAAAAGCTTGAAAAGCGGCTTGCGAAACGCGGCTATCCTGAAGTGAAAGTTTTGGACAACGTTTTTTGCGAGGAAACCGGCTACTGCAAGACGCGGGTTTTAAGAAACTATCCGGCAAATAAATTAGTTGAAATTGTTTCTTCGGATCCGGCGGAAAAAACCGCCAAAAAAATTTTGGATTGTCCTGCTTTGAGGGGTTGA
- a CDS encoding DEAD/DEAH box helicase, translating into MPESDIQKIVLEANGFQAFNEMQAQAIAKGAISESTVISSPTASGKTIIAELAGLNSILNNRKKAVYTCPLRALAAEHYNDFKKKYSKQLSVKAALSTGDLDASGKRLENYDIVFTTYEKLDSLLRHKAGWLNSVGLLVVDEVHSIDSDRGPTLEIVMTKFKFVNPKMQVLALSATIPNAKELAGWLEAKLVESDFRPVKLVEGVFVDGRFEAEKHTEEIPVAGSDDAIETIAFDTLHKKGKQLLVFANTRKRAESLAEKLSAISAKMLGENEKAVLQKRSESALNALENPTDQCRKIAGQIGKGAAFHHAGLMQKQREVVEDSFRKNEVKVVCATPTLSAGLNLPAHTVAITSVYRYGAFSMERIPVREYRQMAGRAGRPKFDSEGRSMILAKSEIEADDFLENFVKGDVEPVHSQLGIQQILRAHFLALIAGGFVFDLASMEEFFSKTLYFRQFSNNRVFFSKLQSIVLELQEMGFVESDAKKFVATPIGRRVSELYLDPLSAFGMIKALKAGKAVELGYLFTVSSCSEMMPLPRVGKRNEAELWEQLQAEKALLPVNVDVEMFEDNQLLGKFLSAQLLNDWISETSEEELLKKYAMYPGSLYSKTKICDWLCYSMLELAMLLEARPHYMPLAKLRKRIVHGVKEELIVLTEFRGIGRIRARKLFRANVKGIADMKNIDVKDLSRIIGEKTALAVKKQLGQA; encoded by the coding sequence GTGCCGGAATCCGACATCCAAAAAATCGTCCTCGAAGCGAACGGCTTTCAAGCCTTCAATGAAATGCAGGCGCAGGCAATCGCAAAAGGCGCGATCAGCGAAAGCACTGTCATCAGCTCGCCCACTGCTTCAGGCAAGACGATTATAGCCGAGCTGGCTGGCCTCAACTCGATTCTGAACAACCGCAAAAAAGCCGTTTACACCTGTCCTTTGCGCGCGCTTGCCGCGGAACACTACAACGATTTCAAGAAAAAATACTCGAAACAGTTGTCAGTGAAGGCTGCTTTGTCCACAGGCGACCTCGATGCGAGCGGCAAACGGCTGGAAAACTATGACATCGTTTTCACGACTTATGAAAAATTGGATTCCCTTCTCCGCCACAAGGCCGGCTGGCTGAACTCCGTGGGCCTGCTAGTCGTCGACGAAGTGCATTCAATCGATTCCGACCGCGGCCCGACCCTTGAAATCGTCATGACAAAATTCAAGTTCGTGAACCCGAAAATGCAGGTTCTGGCCTTGTCGGCAACGATTCCGAATGCGAAGGAGCTGGCGGGCTGGCTTGAAGCAAAGCTCGTTGAAAGCGATTTCAGGCCCGTAAAGCTGGTTGAAGGCGTCTTTGTTGACGGCAGGTTCGAGGCGGAAAAACACACTGAGGAAATACCTGTCGCCGGCTCGGATGACGCGATTGAAACAATCGCTTTCGACACTTTGCACAAGAAGGGCAAGCAGCTGCTGGTTTTCGCGAACACCCGCAAAAGGGCGGAAAGCCTGGCGGAAAAGCTGTCCGCGATTTCCGCAAAAATGCTTGGCGAAAACGAAAAGGCGGTGCTGCAGAAGCGGTCCGAAAGCGCCTTGAATGCGCTTGAAAATCCCACGGACCAGTGCAGGAAGATTGCCGGCCAGATAGGAAAAGGCGCTGCATTCCACCACGCCGGCCTGATGCAGAAACAGCGCGAAGTGGTCGAGGATTCGTTCAGGAAAAACGAGGTCAAAGTCGTGTGCGCGACGCCCACTTTAAGCGCGGGATTAAATTTGCCGGCGCACACGGTTGCCATAACATCGGTTTACCGTTACGGCGCTTTTTCCATGGAAAGGATTCCGGTCAGAGAATACCGCCAAATGGCGGGCCGCGCCGGCAGGCCGAAATTCGATTCCGAGGGCAGGTCCATGATTCTGGCGAAAAGCGAGATTGAAGCGGACGACTTTTTGGAAAATTTCGTGAAAGGCGACGTGGAGCCGGTTCACTCGCAACTCGGCATTCAACAGATTCTGCGCGCACATTTTTTGGCGCTGATCGCCGGAGGCTTCGTTTTCGATCTGGCTTCGATGGAAGAGTTTTTTTCAAAAACGCTTTATTTCAGGCAGTTCTCAAACAACCGCGTGTTTTTCTCAAAACTCCAGTCAATCGTCCTCGAATTGCAGGAAATGGGTTTTGTGGAAAGTGACGCGAAAAAATTTGTCGCCACGCCCATAGGAAGACGCGTGTCGGAACTTTACTTGGACCCCTTGTCGGCGTTCGGCATGATTAAGGCGCTGAAGGCGGGAAAGGCCGTAGAACTAGGCTATCTTTTCACTGTTTCAAGCTGTTCTGAAATGATGCCTTTGCCGCGCGTGGGAAAAAGGAACGAGGCTGAATTATGGGAACAGCTGCAGGCTGAAAAAGCCCTGCTTCCGGTCAATGTCGACGTTGAAATGTTCGAGGACAACCAGTTGCTTGGAAAATTCCTTTCCGCGCAATTGCTCAACGACTGGATTTCGGAAACTTCCGAGGAAGAGCTGTTAAAAAAATATGCCATGTATCCGGGCTCGCTTTACTCGAAAACCAAAATCTGCGACTGGCTCTGCTATTCAATGCTGGAGCTTGCAATGCTGCTGGAGGCAAGGCCGCACTACATGCCACTGGCAAAGCTTAGAAAGAGGATAGTGCACGGCGTGAAGGAAGAGCTGATTGTTTTGACGGAATTCAGGGGCATAGGCAGGATTCGCGCAAGAAAGCTGTTCCGCGCCAATGTGAAAGGCATTGCGGACATGAAAAACATCGACGTGAAAGATTTGTCGCGCATAATCGGGGAAAAGACCGCGCTGGCGGTCAAAAAGCAGCTGGGGCAGGCGTGA
- a CDS encoding PRC-barrel domain-containing protein, translating into MYKYTIARQLATKRVITNRGEEVGKLIDLLIDERSGDIEHLLIEVDRGSKFVKKIGKEDRIIEIPYSAVTAVSDVFIVDEREVTGQGEHAPVHPHAHPLAQQTRRRI; encoded by the coding sequence ATGTATAAGTACACTATTGCGAGACAGTTGGCCACTAAAAGGGTCATCACCAATAGGGGCGAAGAGGTCGGCAAGCTGATTGACCTGCTTATCGACGAGCGCAGCGGAGACATAGAGCATTTGCTCATAGAGGTTGACAGGGGCAGCAAATTCGTCAAGAAAATCGGGAAAGAAGACAGGATAATAGAAATCCCGTATTCGGCTGTCACGGCTGTGAGCGATGTTTTCATTGTCGACGAGCGCGAAGTCACAGGCCAGGGCGAGCATGCTCCGGTGCATCCGCACGCGCACCCGTTGGCGCAGCAGACAAGACGCAGGATTTAA